One window from the genome of Streptomyces sp. NBC_00708 encodes:
- a CDS encoding NAD(P)/FAD-dependent oxidoreductase — protein MYTALRLQRKLKQRLRSGEAEIVVVAPEPYMTYQPFLPEAAAGSISPRHVVVPLRRVLPHCTIVIGEARSIDHSKRTATVTTLASGEDGTGALEIEYDEIVLAPGSVSRTLPVPGLADHGVGFKTIEEAIGLRNHVIEQMDIASATRDPAVRDAALTFVFVGGGYAGVEALAELEDMARYTSRYYHNIKAEDLKWILVEATGRILPEVGESLGRYAVRELRGRNIDVRLDTRLDSCEDRIAVLSDGSRFPTRTLVWTAGVKPAPLLAATGLPLDERGRLRCTARLTVEGTEHAWSAGDAAAVPDLTAGETGRTTAPNAQHAVRQAKVLADNVVAALDGAPLTEYRHSYAGSVASLGLHKGVAHIYGRRLKGYPAWLIHRMYHLSRVPTFNRKARVLAEWTLAGLFKREIVSLGSLEHPRAEFELAAGRQPRPDGDDCQ, from the coding sequence ATGTACACAGCGCTGCGTCTCCAGCGGAAGCTGAAGCAGCGGCTGAGAAGCGGCGAGGCCGAGATCGTCGTGGTCGCGCCCGAGCCCTATATGACGTATCAGCCGTTCCTCCCCGAAGCCGCCGCCGGCTCGATCTCACCGCGCCATGTCGTCGTACCGCTGCGCAGGGTCCTGCCGCACTGCACCATCGTCATCGGCGAGGCCCGGAGCATCGACCACTCCAAGCGGACCGCCACCGTCACCACCCTGGCCAGCGGCGAGGACGGCACCGGCGCCCTGGAGATCGAGTACGACGAGATCGTCCTCGCGCCCGGCTCCGTCTCGCGCACCCTGCCCGTCCCCGGGCTCGCCGACCACGGCGTGGGTTTCAAGACGATCGAGGAGGCCATCGGGCTCCGCAACCACGTCATCGAGCAGATGGACATCGCCTCCGCCACCCGCGACCCCGCCGTCCGTGACGCCGCCCTGACCTTCGTCTTCGTCGGCGGCGGCTACGCGGGCGTGGAGGCGCTCGCGGAGCTGGAGGACATGGCCCGCTACACCTCGCGGTACTACCACAACATCAAGGCCGAGGACCTGAAGTGGATCCTCGTCGAGGCCACCGGCCGCATCCTGCCCGAGGTCGGCGAATCCCTGGGACGGTACGCGGTACGGGAACTGCGCGGCCGCAACATCGACGTACGCCTCGACACCCGGCTCGACTCCTGCGAGGACCGGATCGCCGTCCTCAGCGACGGCTCCCGCTTCCCCACCCGCACCCTGGTGTGGACGGCCGGCGTCAAACCCGCCCCGTTGCTCGCCGCCACCGGCCTCCCCCTCGACGAACGGGGCAGGCTGCGCTGCACGGCCCGGCTCACCGTCGAGGGGACCGAGCACGCCTGGTCCGCGGGCGACGCCGCAGCCGTACCCGACCTCACCGCCGGTGAAACCGGCCGGACGACCGCGCCCAATGCCCAGCACGCCGTCCGACAGGCCAAGGTCCTCGCCGACAACGTCGTCGCCGCGCTCGACGGCGCACCGCTCACCGAATACCGGCACAGCTACGCGGGATCCGTCGCCTCGCTCGGGCTGCACAAGGGCGTCGCGCACATCTACGGACGCAGGCTCAAGGGCTATCCGGCCTGGCTGATACACCGCATGTACCACCTCAGCCGCGTCCCCACCTTCAACCGGAAGGCACGCGTCCTGGCCGAATGGACGCTCGCCGGCCTCTTCAAACGCGAAATCGTCTCCCTGGGCTCCCTGGAGCACCCCAGGGCCGAGTTCGAACTCGCCGCGGGGCGGCAGCCGCGGCCCGACGGGGACGACTGTCAGTAG
- a CDS encoding sigma-70 family RNA polymerase sigma factor — protein sequence MSGDGQREESYDGVSTAGGGTEPAGSSGHQVPSQTGPGHQADQDDAGGTVLPGPWPPAPVEDGGAPGASGSPGAGPAEAIPAVPMQRAGRGSGSVDGAAAGPSDAQLIQRMREGDDLAYDELFRRHAQAVRRYARTCCRDAHTADDLTAEVFARTLQAVRGGKGPEEAVRAYLMTAVRHVAAAWTKTAKREHLVDDFAAFAAQAARSSEMSDADTLDLGADVLAMHEAEQTMAMRAFRSLPERWQAVLWHTTVEEESPSDIAPLFGLTANATSVLASRAREGLKQAYLQAHVSQALTAGGDCARYADRLGAYARGGLRMRAERGLRGHLDECAKCRVAAGELAHVNAGIPALLPVAVIGWFAAGYALKAAGIVAGGAAGAAGAGAAAAATGGGSSAGSAGGAAASEGLGAPAKAGIAAAVAVAAAAGLVWALVGDDSPRPEAKPAARPPAVAPAVPSPTPPKPTPPKPEPTPPAPAPPAPTPPEPTPTPTPTPTPTPTPTPTPTPTPTPTPPPESTPPPPPTPPPTTPPPAPAPEVYQVSEMDYTLFGDHTSPEVVLGESGWVWQRSGMSIGGSRYAHGVTVNSRSSVVIQLNRQCTRYEAMVGVDDLTMGLGAVRFSVYGGDGTRLWQSPVVRGDDPAVPVGVNVAGQRRIRLVVEPEQPFGGVALADWADSRISCR from the coding sequence ATGAGCGGTGACGGGCAGAGGGAAGAGTCGTACGACGGTGTGTCCACCGCCGGCGGCGGTACGGAGCCGGCCGGCTCGTCCGGGCACCAGGTGCCGAGCCAGACCGGTCCCGGCCACCAGGCCGACCAGGACGACGCAGGCGGAACGGTCCTGCCGGGGCCCTGGCCGCCCGCGCCGGTCGAGGACGGCGGTGCGCCGGGTGCCTCCGGGAGCCCCGGAGCGGGCCCCGCCGAGGCGATTCCCGCCGTGCCGATGCAGCGGGCGGGGCGCGGCTCCGGTTCCGTGGACGGTGCCGCCGCGGGTCCGTCGGACGCGCAGCTGATCCAGCGCATGCGCGAGGGCGACGACCTCGCGTACGACGAGCTGTTCCGGCGCCACGCGCAGGCCGTGCGCCGCTACGCCCGCACCTGCTGCCGGGACGCGCACACCGCGGACGACCTGACGGCCGAGGTCTTCGCCCGGACCCTGCAAGCGGTACGGGGCGGCAAGGGGCCCGAGGAGGCGGTGCGCGCCTACCTGATGACGGCGGTCCGGCATGTGGCCGCCGCCTGGACGAAGACCGCGAAGCGCGAGCACCTGGTCGACGACTTCGCCGCGTTCGCCGCCCAGGCCGCGCGGTCGTCGGAGATGTCGGACGCGGACACCCTCGACCTCGGCGCGGATGTGCTGGCGATGCACGAGGCCGAGCAGACCATGGCCATGCGGGCCTTCCGCAGCCTCCCCGAGCGCTGGCAGGCGGTCCTGTGGCACACCACCGTCGAGGAGGAGTCGCCCAGCGACATCGCCCCGCTCTTCGGGCTGACCGCGAACGCCACCTCGGTCCTGGCCAGCCGCGCCCGTGAAGGGCTCAAGCAGGCCTACCTCCAGGCCCATGTGAGCCAGGCGCTCACCGCGGGCGGCGACTGCGCGCGGTACGCCGACCGGCTCGGCGCGTATGCCCGGGGCGGGTTGCGGATGCGGGCGGAGCGCGGGCTGCGGGGGCATCTGGACGAGTGCGCGAAGTGCCGGGTGGCGGCGGGCGAGCTGGCCCACGTCAACGCCGGTATCCCCGCGCTGCTTCCGGTCGCGGTCATCGGCTGGTTCGCCGCGGGGTACGCCCTCAAGGCCGCCGGGATCGTGGCGGGAGGCGCCGCCGGGGCCGCCGGGGCGGGTGCCGCGGCGGCGGCGACCGGAGGGGGCTCCTCCGCCGGCTCGGCCGGTGGTGCGGCGGCCTCCGAGGGGCTCGGCGCCCCGGCCAAGGCCGGAATCGCCGCGGCGGTCGCCGTCGCGGCGGCGGCCGGGCTCGTCTGGGCGCTGGTGGGCGACGACAGCCCCCGGCCCGAGGCCAAGCCTGCCGCCAGGCCCCCGGCCGTGGCGCCCGCGGTGCCCTCGCCGACACCGCCGAAGCCCACACCCCCGAAGCCCGAACCGACTCCGCCGGCGCCCGCGCCGCCGGCCCCCACACCGCCGGAGCCCACTCCCACCCCGACGCCCACTCCGACACCGACGCCCACACCGACTCCTACGCCCACTCCCACGCCGACCCCGACTCCGCCGCCGGAGTCCACTCCGCCGCCTCCTCCGACTCCGCCCCCGACCACACCGCCTCCCGCGCCGGCGCCGGAGGTCTACCAGGTCAGCGAGATGGACTACACCCTTTTCGGCGACCACACCTCGCCCGAGGTGGTGCTCGGTGAGAGCGGCTGGGTCTGGCAGCGCTCCGGCATGTCGATCGGCGGTTCGCGGTACGCCCACGGGGTCACGGTCAACAGCCGTTCCTCGGTGGTCATCCAGCTGAACCGTCAGTGCACCCGGTACGAGGCGATGGTGGGGGTCGACGACCTCACGATGGGGCTCGGTGCGGTGCGGTTCTCGGTGTACGGCGGGGACGGCACGCGGCTGTGGCAGTCCCCGGTGGTGCGCGGCGACGACCCCGCCGTGCCGGTCGGCGTGAACGTAGCGGGGCAGCGGCGGATCCGGCTGGTCGTGGAGCCGGAGCAGCCGTTCGGCGGAGTCGCCCTCGCGGACTGGGCCGATTCACGCATCAGCTGCCGCTGA
- a CDS encoding winged helix-turn-helix domain-containing protein produces MRYLILGATEARDENGGALPLGGGRLRALLAALALRPGRPVPVADLVDDVWADDPPADAPAALQALVGRLRRVLGREALASTPGGYRLTAAPDDVDLFVFERLARQGAAELEAGAPEEAARTLRTALALWRGPALADLPDGDQGHALRPEAHRLAALERRIEADLRRAAGALGAAPTAPAPTHATAAASVGPPSVAGPWGATAAEAAAPTGATSRSTAETAALRPAALVAELTELTAAHPYDERFRVQLIRALRADGRQADALAAYEDARRALADGLGTDPGPELATLHRELLAPAPAAAETGLFHVKPARSNLRPRLTSFVGREPELRAIHDDLTRSRLVTLTGPGGSGKTRLAEESAARQESAPGTLPPDVWIAELAPVEDPDAVPGAVLSALGLRETTLLRDNTLDGALPRTDPVDLLVDRLGHGSRPTPVLLILDNCEHVIGAAAALAESLLTRCPHLRVLATSREPLAVPGESVRPVGPLPADPAHRLFTERARAVRPGFDPGHGPAHDADAVAEICRRLDGLPLAIELAAARLRLLGPRQIADRLDDRFRLLTGGSRTVLPRQQTLRAVVDWSWDLLDEDERTALRQVSVFAGGWDLAAAEAVIRTPAAPGRPAADTADLLGALVDKSLVVAAPAADGAMRYRLLETIHEYATERCAEAPEVRAAAESAHTAYFLALVEEAEPRLRSGDQLAWIERLETELDNIRAALQRTTAPASPSEAEAARLAVGMGWFWWLRNYRPEGLSWTLKARSLGPEPTDESDPRYWPRMNLHLLWFFYAAESGQITTAQDDAVLHALVIRVADAFAASQTHGVRFPGLLWPMTAYLTGTSEDTRERIDRAVDNARAHGGPWEYGVILMFRAHMLVDMPGGMPGIDDDLDELRILSRRVGDRWMRAQVASAVAEAGMMRGRYDAARTAYEEALLLSREVGAHAEAPFHLARLAELSYRTGDLADAHQRLDHSEAEAERHQAHDATAYVHYLRATMAYYRGDIADARRLLGNALEEAGRGGPPSHFTVAMSGLSARIAVHEPGPDGGLVAGARELTASLVAGKGAQCAEIVTGNLADGAAAVIAELGHHAAAVRILTAADEWRRTSGPRTEGEQAEVDAAERLCREALGPARYEEERTAGGGLTLDDVIGLLEGIVADLP; encoded by the coding sequence GTGCGGTATCTGATCCTGGGCGCCACCGAGGCGCGAGACGAGAACGGTGGCGCGCTGCCCCTCGGCGGCGGCAGGCTGCGTGCCCTTCTCGCCGCCCTCGCCCTGCGGCCGGGCCGCCCCGTCCCCGTCGCCGATCTCGTCGACGACGTCTGGGCGGACGACCCCCCGGCGGACGCGCCCGCCGCGCTCCAGGCCCTCGTCGGGCGCCTGCGCAGGGTGCTCGGTCGGGAGGCGCTGGCCAGTACACCGGGCGGGTACCGCCTCACGGCCGCGCCGGACGACGTCGACCTGTTCGTGTTCGAGCGGCTGGCCCGGCAGGGCGCGGCCGAACTGGAGGCCGGAGCCCCGGAGGAAGCCGCCCGCACCCTGCGGACCGCGCTCGCACTGTGGCGCGGCCCCGCCCTGGCCGATCTGCCCGACGGCGACCAAGGCCATGCCCTCCGCCCCGAGGCCCACCGCCTGGCCGCCCTGGAGCGCCGCATCGAGGCGGACCTGCGCCGCGCGGCGGGCGCCCTCGGCGCGGCGCCCACCGCACCCGCCCCGACGCACGCCACCGCCGCCGCGTCCGTCGGACCGCCGTCTGTCGCGGGTCCCTGGGGAGCCACGGCCGCCGAGGCCGCCGCCCCCACAGGAGCCACGAGCCGCAGCACCGCGGAGACCGCAGCCCTGCGCCCCGCCGCCCTGGTCGCCGAGCTGACGGAGCTGACCGCCGCCCACCCGTACGACGAGCGCTTCCGGGTTCAACTCATACGGGCCCTGCGCGCAGACGGCCGGCAGGCCGACGCGCTCGCCGCGTACGAGGACGCCCGCCGCGCCCTGGCCGACGGCCTCGGCACCGACCCCGGGCCCGAACTGGCCACCCTGCACCGCGAACTCCTCGCCCCCGCGCCCGCCGCCGCCGAAACAGGGCTGTTTCACGTGAAACCCGCCCGGAGCAATCTGCGTCCCCGGCTGACCTCCTTCGTGGGGCGTGAGCCCGAACTGCGCGCCATCCACGACGACCTGACCCGGTCACGGCTGGTCACCCTCACCGGCCCCGGCGGCTCGGGCAAGACGCGCCTCGCCGAGGAGTCCGCGGCGCGCCAGGAGTCCGCGCCCGGCACCCTGCCACCGGACGTCTGGATCGCCGAACTCGCGCCCGTGGAGGACCCCGACGCCGTCCCCGGCGCCGTGCTGTCCGCGCTCGGACTGCGCGAGACAACGCTGCTGCGGGACAACACCCTCGACGGCGCGCTCCCGCGCACCGACCCGGTCGACCTGCTCGTCGACCGGCTGGGGCACGGCTCCCGCCCCACGCCCGTCCTGCTCATCCTCGACAACTGCGAGCACGTCATCGGTGCCGCCGCCGCGCTGGCCGAGAGCCTGCTGACCCGCTGCCCCCACCTGCGCGTCCTCGCCACCAGCAGGGAGCCGCTCGCCGTCCCCGGCGAGTCCGTACGGCCGGTCGGTCCGCTCCCCGCCGACCCCGCCCACCGCCTGTTCACCGAACGCGCCAGAGCCGTACGCCCCGGATTCGACCCCGGCCACGGGCCCGCGCACGACGCGGACGCCGTCGCGGAGATCTGCCGGCGGCTCGACGGGCTGCCGCTCGCCATCGAACTGGCCGCCGCCCGGCTGCGCCTGCTCGGACCGCGTCAGATCGCGGACCGGCTCGACGACAGGTTTCGCCTGCTGACGGGCGGCAGCCGGACGGTGCTGCCCCGCCAGCAGACGCTGCGGGCGGTCGTCGACTGGTCGTGGGACCTCCTCGACGAGGACGAGCGCACCGCCCTGCGCCAGGTCTCCGTCTTCGCGGGCGGCTGGGACCTGGCCGCCGCCGAAGCCGTCATCAGGACACCGGCCGCGCCCGGCCGGCCCGCCGCCGACACCGCCGACCTGCTCGGCGCCCTGGTCGACAAGTCCCTGGTCGTAGCGGCCCCGGCGGCGGACGGTGCGATGCGCTACCGCCTGCTGGAGACAATCCACGAGTACGCCACCGAGCGGTGCGCCGAGGCCCCGGAGGTGCGCGCCGCCGCCGAGAGCGCGCACACCGCGTACTTCCTCGCCCTCGTCGAGGAGGCGGAACCCCGCCTGCGCTCCGGCGACCAGCTCGCGTGGATCGAGCGCCTGGAGACCGAACTCGACAACATCCGGGCCGCTCTCCAGCGCACCACCGCGCCCGCGTCCCCCTCCGAAGCGGAGGCCGCCCGCCTGGCGGTGGGCATGGGCTGGTTCTGGTGGCTGCGCAACTACCGCCCCGAGGGCCTGTCCTGGACCCTGAAGGCCCGCTCGCTCGGCCCCGAGCCCACCGACGAGTCGGACCCCCGGTACTGGCCCCGGATGAACCTCCACCTGCTGTGGTTCTTCTACGCGGCGGAGAGCGGGCAGATCACCACGGCGCAGGACGACGCCGTACTCCACGCGCTCGTGATCCGGGTGGCCGACGCGTTCGCCGCCTCCCAGACCCATGGCGTCCGTTTTCCCGGGCTGCTCTGGCCGATGACCGCGTATCTCACCGGCACGTCGGAGGACACCCGGGAGAGGATCGACCGGGCGGTCGACAACGCCCGTGCGCACGGCGGTCCGTGGGAGTACGGCGTCATCCTGATGTTCCGTGCGCACATGCTGGTCGACATGCCGGGAGGCATGCCCGGAATCGACGACGACCTCGACGAGCTGCGCATCCTGAGCCGCCGCGTCGGTGACCGCTGGATGCGCGCCCAGGTCGCGAGCGCGGTGGCCGAGGCGGGCATGATGCGCGGACGCTACGACGCGGCGCGCACCGCCTACGAGGAGGCGCTGCTGCTCTCCCGCGAGGTCGGCGCCCATGCCGAGGCCCCGTTCCACCTCGCCCGGCTCGCCGAACTCTCCTACCGCACCGGTGACCTGGCGGACGCCCACCAGCGGCTGGACCATTCCGAGGCCGAGGCCGAACGCCACCAGGCGCACGACGCCACCGCGTACGTCCACTATCTGCGCGCCACCATGGCGTACTACCGGGGCGACATCGCGGACGCCCGGCGGCTGCTCGGCAACGCCCTGGAGGAGGCCGGCCGCGGCGGTCCGCCGTCGCACTTCACCGTGGCGATGAGCGGCCTCTCGGCCCGGATCGCCGTGCACGAGCCCGGACCGGACGGCGGCCTCGTCGCCGGGGCGCGCGAGCTGACCGCGTCCCTGGTCGCGGGGAAGGGGGCCCAGTGCGCCGAGATCGTCACGGGGAACCTGGCCGATGGCGCGGCGGCCGTCATCGCCGAGCTGGGCCACCACGCGGCCGCGGTCCGCATCCTCACCGCCGCCGACGAGTGGCGGCGGACGTCGGGCCCGAGGACCGAGGGGGAGCAGGCCGAGGTCGACGCGGCCGAGCGCCTGTGCCGCGAGGCGCTGGGCCCCGCGCGCTACGAGGAGGAGCGGACCGCGGGCGGCGGGCTGACCCTCGACGACGTCATCGGTCTGCTGGAGGGCATCGTCGCGGACCTGCCGTGA
- a CDS encoding TetR/AcrR family transcriptional regulator, which yields MDIQESHWPTTAVAPEGNGHIGAVGTLNGVAGTTAPAPQTTVGALGNGVGSASAHARSAPLRVDAQRNLEHVLRAAREVFGELGYGAPMEDVARRARVGVGTVYRRFPSKDVLVRRIAEEETSRLTDQARSALGQEDEPWSALSRFLRTSVASGAGRLLPPQILRVGVEAEDSVVTGEAEESVGDEPRVPQQRQEAGTAARRVTGQQSAPETGGEDLGAGAAELLEVVGRLVDRARTSGELRRDVTVSDVLLVIATAAPSLPDAAQQAAASSRLLDILLEGLRSRPE from the coding sequence ATGGATATTCAGGAATCGCATTGGCCGACCACTGCTGTCGCGCCTGAAGGAAACGGACACATCGGGGCAGTTGGCACCCTCAACGGGGTGGCAGGCACCACGGCGCCGGCACCTCAGACCACGGTGGGCGCACTGGGCAACGGCGTCGGGTCCGCATCCGCGCATGCGCGGTCGGCCCCGCTGCGGGTGGATGCGCAGCGCAATCTGGAACACGTACTGCGCGCCGCGCGCGAGGTGTTCGGGGAGCTGGGGTACGGCGCCCCGATGGAGGACGTGGCCCGTCGGGCCAGGGTCGGTGTCGGCACGGTCTACCGCCGCTTCCCCAGCAAGGACGTGCTGGTGCGCCGGATAGCCGAGGAGGAGACCTCCCGGCTGACCGACCAGGCACGGTCCGCGCTCGGCCAGGAGGACGAGCCGTGGTCGGCGCTCTCGCGCTTCCTGCGGACCTCCGTGGCCTCGGGTGCGGGGCGGCTCCTTCCTCCGCAGATACTGCGGGTCGGTGTGGAGGCCGAGGACTCGGTCGTAACCGGCGAGGCCGAGGAGTCCGTGGGGGACGAGCCGCGGGTGCCCCAGCAGCGGCAGGAGGCAGGCACGGCCGCACGCCGGGTGACCGGGCAGCAGTCCGCCCCGGAGACCGGCGGCGAGGACCTGGGCGCCGGTGCGGCCGAGTTGCTGGAGGTCGTGGGACGGCTGGTCGACCGCGCGCGGACCTCGGGCGAGCTGCGCCGCGATGTGACGGTGTCGGACGTGCTGCTGGTCATCGCGACGGCGGCCCCTTCGCTGCCGGACGCGGCTCAGCAGGCGGCGGCCTCGTCCCGGCTGCTGGACATCCTGCTGGAGGGGCTGCGCTCACGGCCGGAGTGA
- a CDS encoding SpoIIE family protein phosphatase — MNFTRWSARLPGTQRRAAREDHSSVPAARAEYSRAEAGTGPPQDGPAGVPLPSAPDLEDLSARDILGRLPALVALVHGPGHHIAYVNDAYTAAFGPRPCGAPAADAMPELTEIGLLPLMDQVLRSGTPRTVKSRKAADGRSYTVTCTPVRPDKEKGRDAGVLVYAADVTDHAEAAERLRTSEGRHRETAVTLQRSLLPQELEQPDDLRIAATYQPGGTDAAVGGDWYDVITLGAGRTALVIGDVMGRGVRAAAVMGQLRTAVRAYARLDLPPHEVLQLLDGLAAEIDASQIATCAYAVHDPNEGLLVYSSAGHLPILVRDEDGTVRRAEDPIGPPLGTGGWLHTSGTIPLPPGSTAVLYTDGLVERRSEDIDEGVAALERALSGAKGAPQVVCDRLIRSLNVTAEHDDDVAVLVVQHPARTGAAAELFHNASLDLLGGIEAAPRARAFATGVLASWRFPVELCDLGVLAAGELVANSLQHGTPPMRLGLRRTDRRLIIEVTDGDDHLPRRRRADPADEAGRGITIVESIATSWGSRRTPGGGKAVWCEFALPQ; from the coding sequence GTGAACTTCACGCGTTGGAGCGCCCGCCTCCCCGGTACGCAGCGTCGCGCCGCCCGGGAGGACCACAGCTCCGTACCGGCGGCCCGCGCCGAGTACAGCAGAGCCGAAGCGGGCACCGGCCCGCCGCAGGACGGGCCCGCCGGCGTCCCCCTGCCCTCGGCGCCCGACCTGGAGGACCTCTCCGCCCGCGACATCCTGGGCCGGCTGCCCGCCCTCGTCGCCCTGGTGCACGGCCCCGGCCACCACATCGCCTACGTCAACGACGCCTACACCGCCGCATTCGGCCCCCGCCCCTGCGGCGCCCCGGCAGCCGACGCGATGCCCGAGCTGACCGAGATCGGCCTGCTCCCCCTCATGGACCAGGTCCTGCGCAGCGGGACGCCGCGCACGGTCAAGTCCCGCAAGGCCGCCGACGGCCGCTCGTACACCGTGACCTGCACCCCCGTGCGCCCCGACAAGGAGAAGGGCCGCGACGCCGGAGTCCTCGTGTACGCGGCCGACGTCACCGACCACGCCGAGGCCGCCGAGCGGCTGCGCACCAGCGAGGGCCGCCACCGCGAGACCGCCGTCACGCTCCAGCGCTCTCTGCTCCCGCAGGAGCTGGAACAGCCCGACGACCTGCGGATCGCCGCCACCTACCAGCCGGGCGGCACGGACGCCGCGGTCGGCGGCGACTGGTACGACGTCATCACGCTCGGCGCGGGCCGCACCGCGCTGGTCATCGGGGACGTCATGGGGCGCGGGGTGCGCGCCGCCGCCGTGATGGGCCAGCTGCGCACCGCCGTACGGGCCTACGCCCGCCTCGACCTCCCGCCGCACGAGGTCCTCCAGCTGCTCGACGGACTCGCCGCCGAGATCGACGCCAGCCAGATCGCCACCTGCGCGTACGCCGTGCACGACCCCAACGAGGGACTGCTCGTCTACTCCTCCGCCGGCCATCTGCCGATCCTCGTGCGCGACGAGGACGGCACGGTCCGCCGTGCGGAGGACCCGATCGGCCCGCCGCTGGGGACGGGCGGCTGGCTCCACACCTCGGGCACGATCCCGTTGCCGCCGGGTTCCACCGCCGTCCTCTACACGGACGGGCTGGTCGAGCGCCGCAGCGAGGACATCGACGAGGGCGTGGCCGCGCTGGAGCGTGCGCTGTCCGGTGCGAAGGGCGCACCGCAGGTCGTGTGCGACCGGCTGATCCGCTCCCTCAACGTCACCGCCGAGCACGACGACGACGTGGCGGTCCTGGTCGTGCAGCACCCCGCCCGCACGGGCGCCGCCGCCGAGCTGTTCCACAACGCCTCGCTCGACCTGCTCGGCGGCATCGAGGCGGCACCCCGCGCGCGTGCCTTCGCGACGGGGGTGCTCGCCTCGTGGCGTTTCCCGGTGGAGCTGTGCGATCTCGGGGTGCTCGCCGCCGGGGAGCTGGTCGCCAACTCCCTCCAGCACGGCACCCCGCCCATGCGTCTGGGCCTGCGCCGCACCGACCGCCGCCTGATCATCGAGGTGACGGACGGGGACGACCACCTGCCGCGCCGCCGCCGCGCGGACCCGGCGGACGAGGCGGGCCGGGGCATCACCATCGTCGAGTCGATCGCCACGTCGTGGGGCAGCCGCCGCACGCCGGGCGGCGGCAAGGCGGTGTGGTGCGAGTTCGCCCTGCCGCAGTAG
- a CDS encoding MFS transporter, with protein MGAALRRIQLGSALSAFGLGFTVPYLYVYVAQVRDLGAGTAGIVLAVFAMAALAVLPFTGRAIDRRGPLPVLVAASVAASLGAVALGLSSQVTAAVLSAAVLGAGTAVMQPALATMLVRCTGAATRTRAFAMQFFLQNLGLGIGGLVGGQIVDTSSPASFTLLFLIEAVMFLVLGAIAATVRMPRTPVVAPEAAAGAPAAGGGLRALLSHRAMVQLCVLGFVLFFACYGQFESGLAAYGTEAAGIEPSTLGIALAANTAVIVVAQFVVLRLVERRRRTRVIAAVGLIWAFAWIVAGYAGLGHGSQTMATAAMISTYALFGLGESMLSPTVAPLVADLAPESMVGQYNSAFALCKQLALAVGPAVGGPMGASLHGPYIVTFVLFSLGITALALRLGRRLTPVQDQPSLARVPSRVVAVSVPESAPAPVAAAR; from the coding sequence ATGGGCGCAGCACTGCGGCGGATCCAGCTGGGCAGCGCGCTGAGCGCGTTCGGGCTCGGGTTCACCGTTCCGTATCTGTACGTCTACGTGGCGCAGGTACGGGATCTGGGCGCCGGTACGGCCGGGATCGTGCTGGCGGTCTTCGCGATGGCGGCGCTCGCCGTCCTGCCGTTCACCGGCCGGGCGATCGACCGTCGCGGCCCGTTGCCCGTGCTGGTCGCCGCCTCGGTCGCCGCTTCCCTCGGTGCCGTCGCGCTCGGGCTGTCCTCGCAGGTCACCGCAGCCGTTCTGTCGGCGGCGGTGCTCGGTGCGGGCACCGCCGTCATGCAGCCGGCACTCGCCACCATGCTCGTCCGGTGCACCGGCGCCGCCACCCGTACGCGGGCCTTCGCCATGCAGTTCTTCCTGCAGAACCTGGGCCTCGGCATCGGCGGTCTGGTCGGCGGCCAGATCGTCGACACCAGCAGCCCGGCGTCGTTCACGCTGCTGTTCCTGATCGAAGCCGTGATGTTCCTGGTGCTCGGTGCCATCGCGGCGACCGTGCGGATGCCGCGTACCCCCGTGGTCGCGCCGGAGGCGGCGGCCGGGGCACCGGCCGCGGGGGGCGGGCTGCGGGCGCTGCTCTCGCACCGGGCGATGGTGCAGCTGTGCGTGCTGGGCTTCGTGCTGTTCTTCGCCTGCTACGGGCAGTTCGAGTCCGGGCTCGCGGCCTACGGCACCGAGGCCGCCGGGATCGAGCCCTCCACGCTCGGTATCGCGCTGGCCGCCAACACCGCCGTCATCGTCGTCGCCCAGTTCGTGGTGCTGCGTCTCGTGGAGCGCCGCCGGCGCACCCGGGTCATCGCCGCCGTCGGTCTGATCTGGGCGTTCGCCTGGATCGTGGCGGGTTACGCGGGCCTCGGGCACGGCAGCCAGACCATGGCGACGGCCGCGATGATCTCGACGTACGCGCTGTTCGGGCTCGGCGAGTCCATGCTGTCGCCGACCGTCGCGCCGCTGGTCGCGGACCTGGCGCCGGAGTCGATGGTGGGCCAGTACAACTCGGCGTTCGCCCTGTGCAAGCAGCTCGCCCTTGCGGTCGGGCCCGCCGTCGGCGGTCCGATGGGGGCCTCGCTGCACGGTCCGTACATCGTGACGTTCGTGCTGTTCTCGCTGGGCATCACCGCGCTCGCGCTGCGGCTCGGCCGACGGCTCACTCCCGTACAGGACCAGCCCTCGCTCGCGCGGGTGCCGTCGCGGGTGGTCGCCGTTTCGGTGCCGGAGAGCGCGCCGGCCCCGGTGGCCGCCGCGCGCTGA